The genomic DNA TGGATATTTATGAGCCGTCCGGTGCTGCAGATCCAATGACTGAAAGACCCTTGATTATTTATTTACATACAGGCAGCTATATTCCGATTATTGTGAATGGTAATGCAACAGGATCAAGAAATGACAGTGCAGCGGTTGAAATTTGCAAGCAGTTTGCTCGCAGAGGTTATGTTGTTGCAAATATGGATTACCGTTTAGGATGGGATCCAACCAACACAAACCCGACCAACGGACTTGATATTCGCAGAGGAACCTTGCTGAATGCCGTTTATCGTTCAATACAAGATGCAAAAGCTTGTGTTCGTTATTTCAGAAAAGACGCTGCAATAAATAATAATGTTTATAAAATTGATGTCAATAATTTTTACCTTGTTGGTCAGGGTACAGGAGGATATATTGCATTGAATTATGCAGTACTAAACAGTCCGTCTGAAATTACATTACCCAAGTTTATAAGCAGTACAGATGCACCAACCTATGGAATTTTTGCAGGTCAGCCTTACGTAAATCAAGCCGCTTTGGGTGATTTTGATGGTATAGGCGGTGTAGCTCCATATAACAACGAAAACAATCCCGGATACTCTAATGCAGTTCAGTTTGTAGTGAATTTAGGTGGTGCTATGGGCGACAGTTCATGGATTGCTGCCGGTGATGCACCCATGATCGGAATACATTGCGTTGATGATCCTTTTGCACCTTATGGCGTTGGAATTGTTTATGTACCCACTACTCCACCACAAGCTGTTGTTGATGTAATTGGGTCAGGAGAAATTATTAAACATGCAAATCAATTAGGCAATAATGCTTGTTTTGCCAATGCAGGATTTACAGACCCTTATACGTTACGTGCCAACAGTATTAATAATGGCAATGAGGGATTATTCCCCCTTCAGCAAGGTATTAACCCGGTGAATCCACAACTTGGACATGCCGGACCGTGGGAATGGTACAACTTAACAGCAACACAAAATCTGGCCGTTGCTATGGGTTATCTTCCAACACGTGGTGATACCTGTTATGGTAATTCTTTGTTAACCAATCCTACTATGAGCAAGGCTTATGCTTTGGCTTATATTGACACTATTATGAACTACGTAAATCCCAGAATCGTTTTCTGTCGTAACCTGCCAACTTCAGTAAAAGAAGTTTCTACAAACAGTTCAGAAGTGACTATTTATAACAGTCCATCAAAAAGTTATTTTACTGTTGTTTCTACAAGTAAAGAACCCATGCGCTCTATTGAAGTTTATGATATCAAAGGCAGTCTTTTAACATCTGAGAAAAATCCGAATGCCTTTAATCAGCGAATTGAAAAAGCATCACTATCACTCAATAAAGGTGTTGTTCTAGTAAAAATAACTTACAACTCTGACGTGATAACAAAAAAAATAACGTTGGATTAATTTTTCTGATTCAAATATTCTTAAAAAAGGCAGTCTTTGGATTGCCTTTTTTATTTGTCAATCAGATACTGGCAACCACCGGTGTGAATGGCAAGAATTTTTGTTTCAGGATAAAATTGAGCCTTAGCAATCATATCAAATATTGCATAAAATAATTTACCTGTGTAAACAGGCTCAATCAGAATATTTGTCTTCTGCGTAAATAACTCACAAAATGCTTTTAGTGCAGCATTGCTTTTACCAAATCCTTCAAAGGTGTACTGATGGTGAATAATATAATTTGAATTTGAATTTGAATTTGTGTTCGTATTAGCTAAATGCAATTGTATGTTTTCAGTCAATGATGCGGCAGCATTAACTACGGCAATGCCATGTACACTTGTATTTTCAGGTACTGATGCCGCAATTCCTGCAAGCGTAGTTCCTGTTCCTACAGCACAGATTACTGTATCATATTCAGTAATTACATTATTAAGAATTTCTGCACAACCTTTATACCCTTCGGTATTATTTCCACCTTCAGGAACAATATAACAGTCATCAGGATTTAAATCGTTCGCAAGAAGTAAATTCTTAACCACATCGCTTTTATAGAATTTGCTGTCATGTATTTGTTTGTACCACTGACGACTCACAGGTATCAGAAGCATTCCATCATTAACAGCACGATTTAAAGTGTTATTCAAGGGCAAAACAATTTCACCTCTGATAATACCTACAGCTTTTAGATTTCTTAATTTGCAAGTACGTGCAGTTGCTGCTATATGATTGCTGTATGCCCCACCGAATGTCACTAAGGTACTTTTACCCTTTTCTGTTGCAGTTTGAAGATTGTACTTTAACTTAAAAGATTTATTTCCTCCTGAAATTGCATCTGGCAGATCCAGCCGGAGTATGTTTAATCTCATATTTTTATGTCCTAACTGAAAAATATCTAAATCAATTTCTTCAACAACAATTTTATTCATCACTACAAAATTAAATAGTTAAATCTGATATTGGTTTATACTCCTAAATTCAATTTACAGTCAAAATCACTCTTATGAAATTACATCATTTTATATAATTTTTGAATTCAATTGCAAAAATTCAGAAATTTGCATTCGTAATGGCATTTACAGACAAGTTCGAAAAAGACGAGTTTTATTTAACTCCTGAGGGTTATATTGTTTTTACTGAAAAATATCACCTGAAAAGAGGCTACTGTTGTCAAAGCGGATGTCGTCATTGCCCTTGGCAGTCTAGTGATAAAAAGTCGGCTAAGAATAAAAACCTTAAGCAATAATCTCTGCTACTGATTAAAAACACAAGTTTGTTATTTTAATCTATTTTTGTCCACTATTGATTATATATTATGACTGAGAAAGTTAATCTTGAATTTAATGTCAATGAAGATTTATATAAATCGCATCTGATACGTTTGACAGAGCGGTTAAATAAAATTTATGAAGGTGGTGGAAAGAAAAATGCAGCCAAGCAAAAAGAAAAGAATAAAATGTTGGCACGTGAACGAATTGCATATTTGTTGGATGCCGATAAACCGCAGTTTGAAGTAGGTGCCTTTGCCGCAGATGGCATGTATGCCGAACAAGGCGGTTGCCCTTCTGCAGGAGTTGTTGTTGTGATTGGCTACATTTCAGGCAAACAATGTATAGTTGTAGCCAATGATGCAACAGTAAAAGCAGGTGCCTGGTTTCCAATGACAGCAAAAAAGAATTTGCGCGCACAGGAAATAAGTATGGAAAATAAATTGCCAATTGTTTATTTGGTGGATAGTGCTGGTGTTTTTCTTCCTATGCAGGACGAAATTTTTCCTGATAAAGAGCATTTCGGTCGCATATTCAGAAATAATGCTGTAATGTCATCAATGGGAATTTTACAAGTTGCAGCTATTATGGGCAGTTGTGTTGCAGGAGGAGCCTATTTGCCGATTATGAGTGATGAAGCTTTGATAGTGGACAAAACAGGCTCTGTTTTTCTTGCAGGCAGCTATTTGGTAAAATCTGCTATTGGTGAAGAAATAGATAACGAAACTTTAGGTGGTGCTACAACACATTGCGAAATTTCAGGTGTAACAGACAATAAATTTAATGATGATGCATCATGTCTGGACTATATTAAGCGATTGTTTTCTAAAATCGGAACCTTTGAAAAAGCCGGTTTTGATAGAGCAGAGTCAAAAGAACCTACTGCAAATCCAAAAGAAATTTATGGAATAATACCTGCAGAAAATTCCAAACAGTATGACATGCATGAAGTCATCAACCGACTAGTAGATAACAGCGAGTTTGATGAATACAAGGAAAAATATGGACAAAGTATTTTATGTGGTACAGCACGTATTGATGGTTGGGCTGTAGGCATTGTTGCCAATCAGCGAAAGGTTGTGAAAAGCAAGAAAGGTGAAATGCAGTTTGGTGGAGTTATTTATAGCGACAGTGCAGATAAAGCGGCAAGGTTTATAATGAACTGCAATCAACGGAGAATACCACTGGTGTTTCTTCAGGATGTAACCGGATTTATGGTTGGCAGTCGCAGTGAACATGGTGGTATTATAAAAGATGGTGCTAAATTGGTAAATGCAATGGCCAACAGTGTTGTACCTAAATTCACCGTCATCATTGGAAACAGCTACGGTGCTGGCAACTACGCAATGTGTGGCAAAGCCTACGATCCTAGATTAATTGCAGCATGGCCAACAGGGCAAATTGCTGTGATGGGTGGCTCGCAGGCAGCAAAAACATTGTTGCAAATTCAGGTGGCTGCTCTTAAATCACAAGGAAAAGAAATTTCTGAAGAAGAAGAAAAGGCTCAATTAAAAACCATTACTGACAAATACAACACACAAACTTCGCCATATTATGCTGCATCAAGACTTTGGGTTGATGCAATAATTGACCCACTTGAGACTCGTAAAATGATAAGCATGGGTATTGAAATGGCAAACCACAATCCAATAGTTAGACCTTATAATGTTGGTGTAATCCAGACTTGATGCTTTTGGAATTGGTAGTCACAAAAAAAGCGGAAACATACAGATGCTTCCGCTAGGCTTTTAACAGTTAACTTTATTAATGTTTGTGATTTGGGTCACTATGATCATGACCTTTAACATCATTATTCTCACACATACGGGCAATTTCTGTAAAAATAGTATTGGTCTCACCTAATTTCTTAGTGATTGATTCATCACTCTCATTAAGTTCAATCAATCCAAACAATTCTTTACAAGCAACTGCCAATCTTGTAGTAGCATCACTCATTTTAGCCGCATCAATTCCTGATGGCGCTTTTGATTGATGTAATGCAACAGCAAGTTCCATCAGTTGTTTATACTCTGCCTTTATTACTTTTAAATTACCATCCTTACTTGGCTGGTAGGTTTCAGACATAACTTTATGAAAGTTATTTAACTCAGCCCATGAATTCATGGTCTTGTTGGCCTGACTGTTTGCTGTCAGACTGAATGAAGCAAGTGCAATGAATAAAAGAATCCTTTTCATTTTATTTGATTTTAATTTATGCAAATTTATATGATTCCTTCTTAAAACAAAACAGTTTTTTATCTTTACCCAATGACGAGATTTATCTATAGTTTTTTCTTTAAACTTTTTGGATGGAAAATTAAGGGAAAAATACCCGATGATTTAAAAAAATATGTAATGATTGTGGCGCCTCATACCAGCAATATTGACTTTTTTGTTGGTCTTGCCACCAGAAGTATTCTTAGACTTGACACCAAGTATCTGGCTAAAAAAGAGCTGTTTAGACCCCCTTTGGGTTGGATTTTTTATGCACTAGGTGGATATCCGGTAGATAGGTCTAAACCGGGAAAACTAGTAGAAAAAGTTGCTGAAATTTATAACCGTCATGAGCAGTTTTCAATCTGTATTACTCCTGAAGGCACACGAAAATATGCTGAGGAATGGAAAACAGGATTTCATAAAATAGCAATAGCAGTAAAAACACCAGTGGTAATGGTAGCATTTGATTACCGCACTAAAACGGTTGTCATAGCTCCACCCTTCGCTCCTACTGATGATACACAAGGCGATATAGCGAAAATCAAGGATTGGTACCGGCAATTTGAAGGAAAAATAGCCGAATATGGTGTTAAATAAAAAAAGACCATAAGTATTTGATAATTCATCTAAAAGTTAGATATTTGCAGCCCCAAAATCAGGGAGGATTTTGGGATAAATAAATTTATTAATCATAAAAAATTAAAAAATGCCAACAAAAATCAGATTACAGCGGTTTGGAAAAAAAGGCCAGCCGTTTTACCATGTTGTGGTGGCGGATTCACGTGCTCCCAGAGATGGCAAGTTCATTGAAAAAATCGGGACCTACAATCCAAGGACTATCCCGGCAACCATTGACCTTAATCTCGACAGAGCACTCTATTGGTTAGGCACAGGCGCACAACCAACGGAAACAACGCGTGCCATTTTAAGTTACAAAGGTGTATTGTATAAGAATCACCTTATGGGCGGAGTAAAAAAAGGTGCCTTAACACAGGAACAGGCCGATGCTAAGTATAGCGCTTGGATGGAAAACAAAAACCTGAAAGTTCTTCAGCATTCGCAAAAAGTGCAATCATCTAAAGCAGATGATATGAAAAACCGTTTGGAAGAAGAATCCAAAAAGCGTGAGGTTATTGCTAAGGCTATTGCTGAAAAACGTGCTGCTGCCAATGTTGCCGAAGCCGAAGCTGCTGCTGCACCTACAACTGAAGGAGGCGAAACTCCGGCAGAAAACGCTTAAAATAATAATGCTATAATGCCCTTTGATAATGGGTTTTGACGAAGTTACTTTTTTTGGAACACTTGTTAAAACACATGGTATCAAGGGGCATTTGGTTTTAAGATGCTACGATAACTTTACGTGTAAAAAGAAAAGTCCTGCATTTCTCTATATAAAAGAAGGTGATCAGTTGAAACAAGAAGCGGTTTCAGAAATCCAATTTACATACCCATTTTGCCGAATAAAATTTTCAAATGTTGCAGATATAAATAAAGCTGAAATCTGGCTGAAGAAGGAAGTTTTTATAGAAAAAAAACTGCTTCTTGAAAACGAAATTCCATATAAATTTCAACTTTTAGGTTGCTTGGTTATAGATAGCATCTCGGGACCAATAGGCAACATTGTTGACATTGCAGAATATCCACAGCAGCAAATAGCCATTGTTAATGCTAATGCTAATGGCAAAGAAGTTCTAATCCCTCTTAATAAGAATTTCATCACCACATTCAATAGCGAGGCAAATAATTTAATTGTTACGCTTCCTGATGGCCTACTTGACATTTATCTTTAGTAGTTCTATCATTTTTTATTGTGTATTGCAATAAATCTGAAGCAGTACTTAATTTTCCGCTCTAGGCAGCCTTTAAAATCTCTCCTAAAAACATAATAATAACTTGACATGATATTTACTATTATGACTCTTATTTTTTCAGATATTCGCAGCAAAATTATCGGTGACGAATGGAGATTAAATATATCGGAGAGCAGTTATTCTGGGGCTACATTGGCAATGGATTCATTTTTACTGCATTTATCAGTGCTTTATATGCTGCAATTTTATATCTGACAAGTGTAAGAAATGAAGAAAAAGCAAAATGGGCTACACCATTAGCTAGAAAATTTCTTTACCTGCATAGCATTGCATGTTTTGGCATCTTTTTCCTTCTGCTTTACTTAATTTTCAATCACCGATTTGAATATTATTATGTGTGGCAACACTCCAACATGACCATGCCTATGTACTATATTCTTGCTTGTATTTGGGAAGGTCAGGAAGGAAGTTTTTTATTGTGGATGCTATGGCATAGCTTAATTGCATTATTTGTTTCCAGAAGAAACCGTCATTGGGAAAGTCCGGTTGTAGGAATAATTATGTTGGTGCAGGTTTTTCTAGGTTCAATGCTGTTGGGCGTTTATGTATTCGGTTATAAACTTGGATCAAATCCTTTTACACTGCTTCGAGATAACGAACAGTTTGCCAACCTTCCGTTTATTAAAATGCCCGATTATCTTTCTCGCATTGCTGATGGTCGTGGACTTAATCCTTTGTTGCAGAATTACTGGATGGTAATCCATCCTCCAACTTTATTTTTAGGTTTTGCTTCTACTGTTGTTCCATTTGCATTTGCTTTAGGGGGACTCATGCGTAAAAACATTACCGAATGGATTAAACCCGCACTGCCGTATGCGTTTTTTTCAATCATGTCTTTAGGTGCAGGTATTCTTATGGGTGCAGCATGGGCATATGAAGCGCTAAGTTTTGGTGGTTTCTGGGCATGGGATCCTGTTGAAAACGCCTCATTGGTGCCCTGGCTTGTTATGGTTGGAGCAGGACATGTTATGCTTGTGTTTAACAAACGTGGCCGGGCTTTACTCAGCACCTACATACTTTGTATTCTTTCATTCTTGTTGGTTTTGTATAGTACGTTTCTTACTCGCAGTGGAATACTTGGAGAAACTTCCGTACATGCTTTTACTGACCTTGGAATGAGTGGTCAACTTATTTTTTATATGCTGTTCTTTGTAATTCTTGCTGTAGTGATGCTTGCAATAAACTGGAAAAAAATTCCTAAAGAAAACTCAGATGACAGCATCACATCAAGGGAATTCTGGATGTTTATTGGCATGTTGGTGCTATGTATTTCAGCAATTCAAATTACTTTTACTACAAGCAT from Bacteroidia bacterium includes the following:
- a CDS encoding T9SS type A sorting domain-containing protein, encoding MRRNLRKLAVLGMFSMFAYTVQGQRFLTEVFPSVNVTPSVIYSQNYEVLTGTPVLKDLKMDIYEPSGAADPMTERPLIIYLHTGSYIPIIVNGNATGSRNDSAAVEICKQFARRGYVVANMDYRLGWDPTNTNPTNGLDIRRGTLLNAVYRSIQDAKACVRYFRKDAAINNNVYKIDVNNFYLVGQGTGGYIALNYAVLNSPSEITLPKFISSTDAPTYGIFAGQPYVNQAALGDFDGIGGVAPYNNENNPGYSNAVQFVVNLGGAMGDSSWIAAGDAPMIGIHCVDDPFAPYGVGIVYVPTTPPQAVVDVIGSGEIIKHANQLGNNACFANAGFTDPYTLRANSINNGNEGLFPLQQGINPVNPQLGHAGPWEWYNLTATQNLAVAMGYLPTRGDTCYGNSLLTNPTMSKAYALAYIDTIMNYVNPRIVFCRNLPTSVKEVSTNSSEVTIYNSPSKSYFTVVSTSKEPMRSIEVYDIKGSLLTSEKNPNAFNQRIEKASLSLNKGVVLVKITYNSDVITKKITLD
- a CDS encoding pyridoxal-phosphate dependent enzyme, whose amino-acid sequence is MNKIVVEEIDLDIFQLGHKNMRLNILRLDLPDAISGGNKSFKLKYNLQTATEKGKSTLVTFGGAYSNHIAATARTCKLRNLKAVGIIRGEIVLPLNNTLNRAVNDGMLLIPVSRQWYKQIHDSKFYKSDVVKNLLLANDLNPDDCYIVPEGGNNTEGYKGCAEILNNVITEYDTVICAVGTGTTLAGIAASVPENTSVHGIAVVNAAASLTENIQLHLANTNTNSNSNSNYIIHHQYTFEGFGKSNAALKAFCELFTQKTNILIEPVYTGKLFYAIFDMIAKAQFYPETKILAIHTGGCQYLIDK
- a CDS encoding DUF5522 domain-containing protein, which encodes MAFTDKFEKDEFYLTPEGYIVFTEKYHLKRGYCCQSGCRHCPWQSSDKKSAKNKNLKQ
- a CDS encoding acyl-CoA carboxylase subunit beta gives rise to the protein MTEKVNLEFNVNEDLYKSHLIRLTERLNKIYEGGGKKNAAKQKEKNKMLARERIAYLLDADKPQFEVGAFAADGMYAEQGGCPSAGVVVVIGYISGKQCIVVANDATVKAGAWFPMTAKKNLRAQEISMENKLPIVYLVDSAGVFLPMQDEIFPDKEHFGRIFRNNAVMSSMGILQVAAIMGSCVAGGAYLPIMSDEALIVDKTGSVFLAGSYLVKSAIGEEIDNETLGGATTHCEISGVTDNKFNDDASCLDYIKRLFSKIGTFEKAGFDRAESKEPTANPKEIYGIIPAENSKQYDMHEVINRLVDNSEFDEYKEKYGQSILCGTARIDGWAVGIVANQRKVVKSKKGEMQFGGVIYSDSADKAARFIMNCNQRRIPLVFLQDVTGFMVGSRSEHGGIIKDGAKLVNAMANSVVPKFTVIIGNSYGAGNYAMCGKAYDPRLIAAWPTGQIAVMGGSQAAKTLLQIQVAALKSQGKEISEEEEKAQLKTITDKYNTQTSPYYAASRLWVDAIIDPLETRKMISMGIEMANHNPIVRPYNVGVIQT
- a CDS encoding lysophospholipid acyltransferase family protein, which encodes MTRFIYSFFFKLFGWKIKGKIPDDLKKYVMIVAPHTSNIDFFVGLATRSILRLDTKYLAKKELFRPPLGWIFYALGGYPVDRSKPGKLVEKVAEIYNRHEQFSICITPEGTRKYAEEWKTGFHKIAIAVKTPVVMVAFDYRTKTVVIAPPFAPTDDTQGDIAKIKDWYRQFEGKIAEYGVK
- a CDS encoding 30S ribosomal protein S16, whose protein sequence is MPTKIRLQRFGKKGQPFYHVVVADSRAPRDGKFIEKIGTYNPRTIPATIDLNLDRALYWLGTGAQPTETTRAILSYKGVLYKNHLMGGVKKGALTQEQADAKYSAWMENKNLKVLQHSQKVQSSKADDMKNRLEEESKKREVIAKAIAEKRAAANVAEAEAAAAPTTEGGETPAENA
- the rimM gene encoding ribosome maturation factor RimM (Essential for efficient processing of 16S rRNA), with the protein product MGFDEVTFFGTLVKTHGIKGHLVLRCYDNFTCKKKSPAFLYIKEGDQLKQEAVSEIQFTYPFCRIKFSNVADINKAEIWLKKEVFIEKKLLLENEIPYKFQLLGCLVIDSISGPIGNIVDIAEYPQQQIAIVNANANGKEVLIPLNKNFITTFNSEANNLIVTLPDGLLDIYL
- the ccsA gene encoding cytochrome c biogenesis protein CcsA — encoded protein: MEIKYIGEQLFWGYIGNGFIFTAFISALYAAILYLTSVRNEEKAKWATPLARKFLYLHSIACFGIFFLLLYLIFNHRFEYYYVWQHSNMTMPMYYILACIWEGQEGSFLLWMLWHSLIALFVSRRNRHWESPVVGIIMLVQVFLGSMLLGVYVFGYKLGSNPFTLLRDNEQFANLPFIKMPDYLSRIADGRGLNPLLQNYWMVIHPPTLFLGFASTVVPFAFALGGLMRKNITEWIKPALPYAFFSIMSLGAGILMGAAWAYEALSFGGFWAWDPVENASLVPWLVMVGAGHVMLVFNKRGRALLSTYILCILSFLLVLYSTFLTRSGILGETSVHAFTDLGMSGQLIFYMLFFVILAVVMLAINWKKIPKENSDDSITSREFWMFIGMLVLCISAIQITFTTSIPVINKIFGSNLAPPVDVKEHFNSWQMPIAMIIALLMAVGQFFKYKESKPKEVFKKLLFSLIISTILSVVLILLLKFNSIHYMVLLFTAVFAIIANFDYFLRVLKGKFSFSGASIAHIGFAFILLGTLISNANSRIISKNRLNIDLGKDFPNNENIMLAKGDTLQMGKYFVTYSGREKKDHNIYFDVEYFKLNNKTGELKKAFSLKPIIQLNERMGNSPEPATKWFPDKDIYTHVTYANLDEYTKNVSMDEYDAPVEHEMAVGDTLATSNSLIVLQKLAKDNTGIEVESFDSFGVTAMLEVTDVNKKKHLVTPQFLIKDRMAVSKNYFLDELGLKFRFTSISPESGKIKLEIAEKKANKKDFIIMKAIIFPHINLLWIGCILMLTGTWIVSVKRFKEYVRYTNKG